In a single window of the Zea mays cultivar B73 chromosome 5, Zm-B73-REFERENCE-NAM-5.0, whole genome shotgun sequence genome:
- the LOC103626351 gene encoding uncharacterized protein isoform X1: MLCVRAEDALVAAAAASDKMHSVTLGGSIQRAVRRMAGGGGGRRRPGALADPRTGDASSASASCSGDDTSIGSATAKREGARRCIMQRYRSQLEQEVKKLQRQLQEEIDLHLALADAITYNAALILKSSIKLPDKAHELLISISSLEIAITKLEEDLNHLHYQLYHARNERFLAENKPGYLLPTRSDCQPSTACNCTWEEPEQMLRELIFRDYHSVQEDFSTEPEDQQDDEKYVKGRERVSLNMLLEKHQDISSTGLFVHRDEEMQEACSMEKEGEEDQKIDMLPFNLPNLKKGNMSENLWNNPNQLSEEMVLSMKDIFLNLSTSSKMSPEEPFSNSSSSAEHLSGSTLTTLSDSSVIASVQPSPSMYLNHDDGNFDPYNVNGKEAQRDIGSYSSVAEVSWMYIGNEQLEYASGALRKFRFLVEQLSKVDTSCMNCDERLAFWINLYNALIMHAYLAYGVPENDIKLFALMQKACYTICGQPVSAAEIEFVILKVKTPVHRPQLSLMLALHKFKTSENLKKYSIDGTEPRVLFALCCGMFSSPAVRIFSAENVRAELQESMRDYIRASVGVNDKGELMVPKLLQSYAKGIVEDSLLADWICRHLTLDQLAAVQDTSSSHTQRLLGVRSFSVIPFDSRFRYLFLFDNSR; the protein is encoded by the exons ATGCTGTGCGTGCGCGCGGAGGACGCGCTCGTGGCCGCTGCCGCGGCGTCCGACAAGATGCACTCCGTGACCCT GGGCGGGTCGATCCAGAGGGCGGTGCGGAGgatggccggcggcggcggcggccggaggAGACCCGGCGCCTTGGCGGACCCGAGGACCGGCGACGCGTCGTCGGCGTCGGCTAGCTGCTCCGGG GATGATACCAGCATTGGTAGTGCCACTGCCAAGAGGGAAGGGGCACGAAGGTGCATCATGCAGCGGTACAGGTCCCAGCTCGAGCAGGAA GTCAAGAAACTGCAAAGGCAACTGCAAGAAGAGATTGATTTACATCTGGCGTTGGCAGATGCCATTACATATAATGCGGCGCTGATACTTAAGTCGTCTATAAAGCTTCCAGATAAG GCGCATGAGCTATTAATTAGCATATCCTCTTTGGAAATCGCTATCACAAAGCTTGAAGAGGATCTAAATCACCTGCATTACCAATTATACCATGCAAGGAATGAAAGGTTTCTTGCGGAAAATAAGCCAGGATACTTGCTACCTACAAGATCAGATTGTCAACCCTCCACAGCTTGCAATTGTACATGGGAAGAA CCTGAACAAATGTTAAGAGAATTGATATTCAGAGATTATCACTCAGTCCAAGAAGATTTTTCAACTGAACCTGAAGATCAACAGGATGATGAAAAATACGTTAAAGGTAGAGAACGTGTATCTCTAAATATGCTGCTAGAAAAGCACCAAGATATTTCTTCAACTGGGCTGTTTGTACACCGAGATGAAGAG ATGCAAGAGGCATGCTCTATGGAAAAAGAAGGCGAAGAAGATCAGAAGATAGATATGTTACCATTTAACCTGCCCAATTTGAAGAAAGGCAACATGAGTGAAAATCTGTGGAATAATCCAAATCAGCTCTCTGAAGAGATGGTGCTCTCCATGAAAGATATATTCCTTAATTTATCTACATCTTCCAAGATGTCACCAGAGGAGCCTTTTTCTAATTCATCTTCATCAGCAGAGCATCTATCTGGTTCAACATTGACTACTTTGTCGGATTCATCTGTAATAGCCTCAGTGCAGCCCAGTCCTTCAATGTACCTGAACCACGATGATGGTAACTTTGACCCGTACAATGTTAATGGAAAGGAAGCACAGAGAGACATTGGCAGCTATAGTTCAGTAGCTGAAGTGTCTTGGATGTATATTGGCAATGAACAACTTGAATATGCATCTGGAGCTCTGAGAAAGTTCAG GTTTCTTGTGGAGCAACTATCAAAGGTTGACACTTCTTGTATGAACTGTGATGAACGGTTAGCATTTTGGATTAACCTTTACAATGCATTAATCATGCAT GCCTATTTGGCATACGGTGTCCCTGAAAACGACATTAAGCTTTTCGCGCTAATGCAAAAG GCCTGTTACACGATCTGTGGGCAGCCTGTCAGTGCAGCTGAAATAGAGTTTGTGATTCTGAAGGTGAAGACTCCAGTGCACCGGCCACAACTC TCCTTGATGCTGGCCCTTCACAAATTTAAAACATCAGAGAATCTCAAGAAATATTCAATCGATGGTACTGAGCCTCGTGTGCTCTTTGCACTCTGTTGTGGGATGTTCTCTTCGCCTGCG GTAAGGATTTTCTCTGCTGAAAATGTTCGAGCCGAGCTACAAGAATCAATGAGAGACTACATCCGAGCATCTGTTGGTGTCAATGACAAGGGGGAGCTTATGGTCCCCAAGTTACTGCAGAGCTATGCCAAGGGCATTGTGGAGGACTCTCTGCTTGCCGACTGGATCTGCCGTCATCTAACACTAGACCAACTCGCTGCAGTCCAAGATACATCGTCGTCACATACACAGCGCCTTCTTGGAGTGCGCAGTTTCAGCGTCATCCCATTCGATTCAAGATTCCGGTACCTGTTCTTGTTCGACAACAGTAGATGA
- the LOC103626351 gene encoding uncharacterized protein isoform X2: MLCVRAEDALVAAAAASDKMHSVTLGGSIQRAVRRMAGGGGGRRRPGALADPRTGDASSASASCSGDDTSIGSATAKREGARRCIMQRYRSQLEQEVKKLQRQLQEEIDLHLALADAITYNAALILKSSIKLPDKAHELLISISSLEIAITKLEEDLNHLHYQLYHARNERFLAENKPGYLLPTRSDCQPSTACNCTWEEPEQMLRELIFRDYHSVQEDFSTEPEDQQDDEKYVKGRERVSLNMLLEKHQDISSTGLFVHRDEEMQEACSMEKEGEEDQKIDMLPFNLPNLKKGNMSENLWNNPNQLSEEMVLSMKDIFLNLSTSSKMSPEEPFSNSSSSAEHLSGSTLTTLSDSSVIASVQPSPSMYLNHDDGNFDPYNVNGKEAQRDIGSYSSVAEVSWMYIGNEQLEYASGALRKFRFLVEQLSKVDTSCMNCDERLAFWINLYNALIMHAYLAYGVPENDIKLFALMQKACYTICGQPVSAAEIEFVILKSLMLALHKFKTSENLKKYSIDGTEPRVLFALCCGMFSSPAVRIFSAENVRAELQESMRDYIRASVGVNDKGELMVPKLLQSYAKGIVEDSLLADWICRHLTLDQLAAVQDTSSSHTQRLLGVRSFSVIPFDSRFRYLFLFDNSR; encoded by the exons ATGCTGTGCGTGCGCGCGGAGGACGCGCTCGTGGCCGCTGCCGCGGCGTCCGACAAGATGCACTCCGTGACCCT GGGCGGGTCGATCCAGAGGGCGGTGCGGAGgatggccggcggcggcggcggccggaggAGACCCGGCGCCTTGGCGGACCCGAGGACCGGCGACGCGTCGTCGGCGTCGGCTAGCTGCTCCGGG GATGATACCAGCATTGGTAGTGCCACTGCCAAGAGGGAAGGGGCACGAAGGTGCATCATGCAGCGGTACAGGTCCCAGCTCGAGCAGGAA GTCAAGAAACTGCAAAGGCAACTGCAAGAAGAGATTGATTTACATCTGGCGTTGGCAGATGCCATTACATATAATGCGGCGCTGATACTTAAGTCGTCTATAAAGCTTCCAGATAAG GCGCATGAGCTATTAATTAGCATATCCTCTTTGGAAATCGCTATCACAAAGCTTGAAGAGGATCTAAATCACCTGCATTACCAATTATACCATGCAAGGAATGAAAGGTTTCTTGCGGAAAATAAGCCAGGATACTTGCTACCTACAAGATCAGATTGTCAACCCTCCACAGCTTGCAATTGTACATGGGAAGAA CCTGAACAAATGTTAAGAGAATTGATATTCAGAGATTATCACTCAGTCCAAGAAGATTTTTCAACTGAACCTGAAGATCAACAGGATGATGAAAAATACGTTAAAGGTAGAGAACGTGTATCTCTAAATATGCTGCTAGAAAAGCACCAAGATATTTCTTCAACTGGGCTGTTTGTACACCGAGATGAAGAG ATGCAAGAGGCATGCTCTATGGAAAAAGAAGGCGAAGAAGATCAGAAGATAGATATGTTACCATTTAACCTGCCCAATTTGAAGAAAGGCAACATGAGTGAAAATCTGTGGAATAATCCAAATCAGCTCTCTGAAGAGATGGTGCTCTCCATGAAAGATATATTCCTTAATTTATCTACATCTTCCAAGATGTCACCAGAGGAGCCTTTTTCTAATTCATCTTCATCAGCAGAGCATCTATCTGGTTCAACATTGACTACTTTGTCGGATTCATCTGTAATAGCCTCAGTGCAGCCCAGTCCTTCAATGTACCTGAACCACGATGATGGTAACTTTGACCCGTACAATGTTAATGGAAAGGAAGCACAGAGAGACATTGGCAGCTATAGTTCAGTAGCTGAAGTGTCTTGGATGTATATTGGCAATGAACAACTTGAATATGCATCTGGAGCTCTGAGAAAGTTCAG GTTTCTTGTGGAGCAACTATCAAAGGTTGACACTTCTTGTATGAACTGTGATGAACGGTTAGCATTTTGGATTAACCTTTACAATGCATTAATCATGCAT GCCTATTTGGCATACGGTGTCCCTGAAAACGACATTAAGCTTTTCGCGCTAATGCAAAAG GCCTGTTACACGATCTGTGGGCAGCCTGTCAGTGCAGCTGAAATAGAGTTTGTGATTCTGAAG TCCTTGATGCTGGCCCTTCACAAATTTAAAACATCAGAGAATCTCAAGAAATATTCAATCGATGGTACTGAGCCTCGTGTGCTCTTTGCACTCTGTTGTGGGATGTTCTCTTCGCCTGCG GTAAGGATTTTCTCTGCTGAAAATGTTCGAGCCGAGCTACAAGAATCAATGAGAGACTACATCCGAGCATCTGTTGGTGTCAATGACAAGGGGGAGCTTATGGTCCCCAAGTTACTGCAGAGCTATGCCAAGGGCATTGTGGAGGACTCTCTGCTTGCCGACTGGATCTGCCGTCATCTAACACTAGACCAACTCGCTGCAGTCCAAGATACATCGTCGTCACATACACAGCGCCTTCTTGGAGTGCGCAGTTTCAGCGTCATCCCATTCGATTCAAGATTCCGGTACCTGTTCTTGTTCGACAACAGTAGATGA
- the LOC103626352 gene encoding cytochrome P450 716A1 has translation MDAAPATSAVAVAVAVIFAVVASLPVLLRLLYASAGGKTNPKAPLPPGSFGLPFIGQTLSLVRALRANTADDWLRRWLAMYGPVSRLRLFGCPTAFLVGTSANKFIFASAAVTAKTPESFARMVGRRTIRDVVGDEHRRVRAMMMQFLRVDAVKRHVASMDGEVRRHLDAEWRGRGTVAVMPSMKSLTFDVMCTAIFGLGTGAVRRDLWTEFQELVRGIWAVPVNLPFTAYSRCLAASQRGRRAVAGVIQERRAKLERGESSLASDVVTLMLTEGLPDEEIIDNVMFLMVAAHDTTAALLTFLIRQLDADKEAYDRVVQEQEEIARSKVAGEALSWEDLGRMRYTWLAAMETLRMVPPVFTMTRKTVDDVEYGGYLIPKGWQVIHAANMTHWDPAIFPEPGRFDPARFENPSAVPPFAFVPFGGGARVCPGNEFARVETLVTVHHIVTRFRWKLAAGCDRSFSRFPLPYPSQGLLIDIEPIQK, from the exons ATGGATGCTGCTCCGGCGACATCGGCGGTTGCAGTTGCAGTTGCCGTCATCTTCGCGGTTGTAGCATCGCTCCCAGTACTGCTCCGCCTCCTCTATGCCAGTGCCGGCGGCAAGACGAATCCGAAGGCACCCCTGCCTCCCGGCTCATTCGGTCTGCCTTTCATCGGGCAGACGCTCAGCCTGGTCCGCGCCCTCCGCGCCAACACCGCCGACGACTGGCTCCGGCGGTGGTTAGCCATGTACGGGCCTGTGTCGCGGTTGCGCCTCTTCGGCTGCCCGACGGCCTTCCTCGTTGGCACCTCTGCCAACAAGTTCATCTTCGCCAGCGCCGCGGTGACCGCCAAGACCCCCGAGTCCTTCGCTCGGATGGTCGGCCGCCGGACGATCAGGGATGTGGTCGGCGACGAGCACCGCCGCGTCAGGGCCATGATGATGCAGTTCCTCAGAGTGGACGCCGTCAAGAGGCACGTCGCCAGCATGGACGGCGAGGTCCGGCGCCACCTCGACGCGGAGTGGCGCGGCCGTGGCACCGTGGCCGTGATGCCGTCCATGAAGTCACTCACCTTCGACGTCATGTGCACCGCCATCTTCGGCCTCGGGACGGGTGCCGTCCGCCGGGATCTTTGGACTGAGTTCCAGGAGCTGGTGAGGGGCATCTGGGCGGTCCCGGTCAACCTGCCCTTCACCGCATACAGCCGGTGCCTCGCCGCGAGCCAGCGTGGGCGCCGCGCCGTCGCCGGGGTCATCCAGGAGAGGAGGGCCAAGCTGGAGCGTGGGGAGAGCTCGCTGGCCAGCGACGTTGTCACCCTTATGCTCACGGAGGGCCTGCCCGACGAGGAGATCATCGACAACGTCATGTTTCTCATGGTCGCCGCACACGACACCACCGCCGCCCTCCTCACCTTCCTCATCCGGCAGCTCGACGCCGACAAGGAAGCTTACGACAGAGTTGTCCAGG AGCAAGAAGAGATTGCGCGGAGCAAGGTGGCCGGGGAGGCTCTGTCGTGGGAGGACCTCGGCAGGATGCGGTACACCTGGTTGGCGGCGATGGAGACGCTGCGGATGGTGCCTCCGGTGTTCACCATGACGAGGAAGACGGTGGACGACGTCGAGTACGGAGGCTACCTCATACCCAAGGGCTGGCAGGTGATCCACGCGGCCAACATGACGCACTGGGACCCGGCCATCTTCCCGGAGCCCGGCAGGTTCGACCCAGCTCGGTTCGAGAACCCGTCGGCGGTGCCACCCTTCGCCTTCGTGCCGTTCGGTGGCGGCGCGCGCGTCTGCCCCGGGAACGAGTTCGCCAGGGTGGAGACGCTGGTGACCGTGCACCACATCGTGACGCGCTTCAGGTGGAAGCTCGCCGCCGGCTGCGACCGCAGCTTCTCCAGGTTCCCGCTGCCGTACCCGTCTCAGGGACTCCTCATCGACATCGAGCCTATTCAGAAATGA